From a single Elusimicrobiota bacterium genomic region:
- the rpsU gene encoding 30S ribosomal protein S21: MPEVRVREGEPVEEALRRFKRECEREGILQEIRKREFFVPPSVRRKQKLAEARRKLRRRRTY, encoded by the coding sequence GTGCCAGAAGTGAGAGTCAGGGAAGGGGAACCCGTCGAGGAGGCCCTGCGTCGTTTTAAGAGAGAATGCGAACGGGAAGGGATTCTTCAAGAGATCAGAAAGAGAGAGTTTTTTGTCCCGCCTTCGGTCCGGCGTAAACAAAAATTGGCTGAGGCCAGGCGAAAGCTCCGCCGCCGCCGTACTTATTAG
- a CDS encoding histidine triad nucleotide-binding protein, whose amino-acid sequence MPNCLFCRIIEGETQSQQVFANDRLVAFKDINPQAPVHILIVPKKHVAALSLAEVEDRDILGEIQLTAKNIAASMKLEGFRLVLNNGRIAGQSVDHIHYHLLGGRRLTWPPG is encoded by the coding sequence ATGCCTAATTGCCTATTTTGCCGCATCATCGAAGGGGAAACGCAGTCGCAGCAGGTGTTCGCCAATGACCGTTTGGTGGCTTTTAAAGACATCAATCCTCAGGCGCCGGTGCATATCCTGATCGTGCCGAAAAAGCATGTGGCGGCCTTGTCATTGGCCGAAGTCGAGGACCGGGACATATTGGGGGAGATCCAATTGACGGCCAAGAATATCGCGGCCAGCATGAAATTGGAAGGTTTTCGCCTGGTTTTAAATAATGGTAGAATAGCGGGGCAAAGCGTGGATCATATCCACTATCATCTTTTAGGCGGCCGGCGATTGACGTGGCCGCCCGGATGA
- a CDS encoding MiaB/RimO family radical SAM methylthiotransferase, whose protein sequence is MKVYVTSFGCRVNQYEGERVREGFVRRGALFTPDYHEADVCVVNTCSVTDNADKDARRLLRKIGRDNPAAKLVITGCYASRAPGELQDLFPQALIVGNEGKDSIPALADCSMGLGTDGRAISSFYGHTRAYIKVQDGCNMRCTYCIIPSTRPAMESRPVAEILAEIEGLLRAGYKEFVLCGIRLGRYWDRSADPDGKSVDLPGLIERIAALDGDFRIRLSSIEITDLTDRFLAAYAKTPKTVPYFHLPLQSGSDAVLASMKRWYGTRFYGERIEAARRSLGQSLAIFTDLMIGFPSETGELFDESLAFARKIGFAGMHIFRFSSRQGTPAASMENVVDVLELDRRFKDSHALDGELRAAFAGRFIGRQLRVLWEEAALEGLKGHAENFLPVVEMRQGRDQSPRANEWQTVTINHADGSRLIASHA, encoded by the coding sequence ATGAAAGTTTACGTCACCAGTTTCGGGTGCCGGGTCAATCAATACGAGGGCGAGCGCGTGCGCGAGGGATTCGTTCGCCGTGGCGCTTTGTTCACGCCCGATTATCACGAGGCGGATGTCTGCGTCGTCAACACCTGCTCGGTGACGGATAACGCGGATAAAGACGCCCGCCGGTTGTTGAGAAAAATCGGCCGTGACAACCCGGCGGCCAAACTCGTCATCACCGGCTGTTACGCGTCCAGGGCGCCCGGAGAGCTTCAGGATTTATTTCCGCAGGCCTTGATCGTGGGCAATGAAGGCAAAGATTCCATCCCGGCGTTAGCGGATTGTTCCATGGGTTTGGGGACCGACGGCCGTGCGATTTCCTCTTTTTACGGGCATACGCGGGCGTATATCAAGGTTCAGGACGGGTGCAATATGCGCTGCACCTATTGCATTATCCCAAGCACGCGCCCGGCGATGGAATCAAGGCCCGTGGCTGAAATTTTGGCGGAGATCGAGGGCTTGCTCCGAGCCGGCTACAAAGAATTCGTTCTTTGCGGAATTCGCTTGGGAAGGTACTGGGATCGCAGCGCGGATCCTGACGGAAAATCCGTTGATTTGCCGGGATTAATCGAGCGCATCGCGGCCCTGGACGGCGATTTTCGCATCCGCTTGTCCTCAATCGAGATCACGGATTTAACCGACCGTTTTTTGGCCGCTTATGCCAAAACGCCCAAAACCGTGCCGTATTTTCATCTTCCCTTGCAATCCGGCAGCGATGCGGTCTTAGCCTCCATGAAGCGCTGGTACGGCACCCGTTTTTATGGCGAGCGCATTGAAGCCGCCCGGCGTTCGCTGGGGCAGAGCCTGGCTATTTTTACGGATTTGATGATCGGTTTTCCTTCGGAAACAGGGGAGCTTTTTGATGAATCGTTGGCTTTCGCCCGTAAGATCGGATTCGCAGGCATGCACATTTTTCGCTTCAGCTCCAGGCAGGGAACGCCGGCCGCCTCTATGGAGAACGTTGTTGACGTCCTGGAGCTGGACCGGCGGTTCAAGGATTCGCATGCCCTTGATGGGGAGCTTCGCGCGGCCTTTGCCGGGCGCTTTATCGGACGGCAGCTTCGCGTCTTATGGGAGGAAGCGGCGTTGGAGGGACTCAAGGGTCATGCCGAGAATTTCCTTCCGGTCGTCGAAATGCGGCAAGGCCGGGACCAGTCGCCGCGCGCCAATGAATGGCAAACTGTTACAATCAATCATGCGGATGGGAGCCGGTTGATCGCCAGTCATGCCTAA
- a CDS encoding type II toxin-antitoxin system RelE/ParE family toxin, producing the protein MYALKILPSGQRDLDSLDSFIFNQIKKKLAVLADNPRPPGCLKLTADQGYRLRSGDWRILYRVDDKTKIIYVYRIKHRKDAYR; encoded by the coding sequence ATGTACGCCCTCAAAATTCTCCCTTCCGGGCAAAGGGATTTAGATTCGCTGGATTCTTTCATCTTCAACCAGATCAAAAAGAAACTCGCTGTTTTGGCTGACAACCCCCGCCCTCCCGGCTGTCTTAAATTAACCGCGGACCAAGGCTATCGCTTGCGCTCTGGAGACTGGCGTATTCTCTATCGTGTGGATGATAAAACAAAAATTATCTACGTTTACCGTATTAAACACCGCAAAGACGCTTATCGTTAA